The following are from one region of the Deinococcus planocerae genome:
- a CDS encoding HAMP domain-containing protein, with the protein MKYTVVIRQPVPEEVRAGLEEQLVTRFGLSPEQAARLASRRAGRLMKPTGRARAELLLRVFQEAGVPATLEEVREETAVLSGPFQGVPSTPAAPRRSDTDPEGGVALAPEPAALGVLAPPAEEAWADLAAPPRVAADPFAPDPFASGPFAPDPFAPAPRLGGPEIVAPVPVSAPAGEVQASAPPASQDIWSDFTGALTVTESASPSPAASGAAAETYLTAVSDEPRQNLGPRRSLARQLTFGALAPLVLSTAVTLGLLTTILPGLQRQLVEQNAQSVAVAVGTSLDTRDQETVNAQLDTLLRRSDVGFVRVELPDGATYFRSATPELDGVLQGRVARFLGENPETGTFVASGSPAGAYREQLAQLTEVGAGNSAQAQRLRRLADAKENQQASRTSYVVSRIGVMETKDGERTTISGTENSPTLLYRIAVGVSNTQAAANLRNTLLLVLAVSLLALGLAASFAVRSARRVVQPIERLVKVADAISMGDLTRPVQAGRNDEIGDLSQALERMRLSLEAAMDRLRRRKR; encoded by the coding sequence ATGAAGTACACGGTCGTGATCCGTCAACCCGTTCCCGAGGAGGTGCGGGCCGGGCTCGAAGAGCAGCTCGTGACGCGCTTCGGGCTCTCGCCCGAGCAGGCCGCGCGGCTCGCCTCCCGCCGCGCGGGCCGCCTGATGAAGCCCACCGGGCGCGCCCGCGCCGAGCTGCTGCTGCGCGTCTTCCAGGAGGCGGGCGTTCCCGCCACCCTGGAGGAGGTCCGCGAGGAGACGGCGGTGCTCTCGGGCCCCTTCCAGGGGGTCCCCAGCACCCCCGCCGCCCCCCGGCGCTCCGATACCGACCCCGAGGGTGGCGTGGCCCTCGCGCCGGAGCCCGCCGCCCTGGGGGTGCTCGCCCCCCCCGCCGAGGAGGCGTGGGCGGACCTCGCGGCTCCCCCCCGGGTGGCGGCGGACCCCTTCGCCCCTGACCCTTTTGCTTCCGGCCCCTTCGCCCCCGACCCGTTCGCGCCGGCGCCCCGCCTCGGCGGGCCCGAGATCGTCGCCCCGGTGCCGGTGAGCGCGCCCGCCGGGGAGGTGCAGGCGAGCGCGCCCCCGGCGAGCCAGGACATCTGGTCGGACTTCACGGGCGCCCTGACGGTGACCGAATCCGCGTCCCCGTCCCCGGCGGCCTCCGGCGCGGCGGCGGAGACGTACCTGACGGCGGTGTCGGACGAGCCGCGCCAGAACCTGGGGCCGCGGCGCAGCCTCGCGCGGCAACTCACCTTCGGGGCGCTCGCGCCGCTGGTGCTCTCCACGGCGGTCACGCTGGGGCTGCTCACCACGATCCTGCCGGGGCTGCAACGCCAGCTTGTCGAGCAAAACGCGCAATCGGTGGCGGTGGCGGTGGGCACCAGCCTCGACACGCGCGACCAGGAGACGGTGAACGCCCAGCTCGACACCCTGCTGCGCCGCTCGGACGTGGGGTTCGTGCGGGTGGAACTCCCCGACGGCGCAACCTACTTCCGCAGCGCGACCCCCGAACTCGACGGCGTGCTCCAGGGCCGGGTCGCCCGCTTCCTGGGAGAAAACCCCGAGACGGGCACCTTCGTGGCGAGCGGCAGCCCCGCCGGCGCCTACCGCGAACAGCTCGCCCAGCTCACCGAGGTCGGCGCGGGCAACTCCGCCCAGGCCCAGCGGCTGCGCCGCCTCGCCGACGCGAAGGAAAACCAGCAGGCGTCACGGACGAGCTACGTGGTCAGCCGCATCGGCGTGATGGAGACCAAAGACGGGGAGCGCACGACCATCTCCGGCACGGAAAACTCGCCCACGCTGCTCTACCGCATCGCCGTGGGCGTGAGCAACACGCAGGCCGCCGCCAACCTGCGCAACACGCTGCTGCTCGTGCTCGCCGTGTCGCTGCTCGCCCTGGGGCTGGCCGCCTCCTTCGCCGTGCGCAGCGCCCGCCGGGTCGTCCAGCCTATCGAGCGCCTCGTGAAGGTCGCCGACGCGATCAGCATGGGCGACCTCACCCGCCCGGTGCAGGCGGGGCGCAACGACGAGATCGGCGACCTCTCGCAGGCCCTGGAGCGCATGCGCCTGAGCCTGGAAGCCGCGATGGACCGCCTGCGCCGCCGCAAGCGCTGA
- a CDS encoding YqjF family protein produces the protein MRPALPPPRGPWVLRMTWRDLCFLHWPVDPGLVARTLPAGAEGDTHGGRAWLGAVPFRMTGVAPRLLPNVTGVSAFPELNLRTYVRVDGVPGVWFYSLDAAQPLAVRLARGLFHLPYFDARMWADTREGVTRYASLRTHRGAPPARFAAAYRPVGPALDPAPESLDAWLTDRLLLYSLDRRGRLYRGRVDHVAWPLRRAEAVVTENTLADGLGVTLGGEPHLLHAEHLEVRAWPLERVR, from the coding sequence ATGCGACCCGCCCTCCCCCCGCCGCGCGGTCCCTGGGTCCTGCGGATGACGTGGCGGGACCTGTGCTTCCTGCACTGGCCGGTGGACCCCGGCCTCGTCGCCCGCACGCTGCCCGCCGGGGCCGAGGGGGACACGCATGGGGGCCGGGCGTGGCTCGGCGCCGTGCCCTTCCGCATGACGGGGGTGGCCCCCCGCCTCCTGCCCAACGTGACTGGGGTGAGCGCCTTTCCCGAACTCAACCTGCGGACCTACGTCCGCGTGGACGGGGTGCCCGGCGTGTGGTTTTACAGCCTCGACGCCGCCCAGCCGCTCGCCGTGCGCCTCGCCCGGGGCCTCTTCCACCTGCCCTACTTCGACGCGCGGATGTGGGCGGACACGCGGGAGGGGGTCACGCGCTATGCCAGCCTGCGGACCCACCGGGGCGCGCCCCCGGCCCGCTTCGCCGCCGCGTACCGCCCGGTGGGCCCGGCCCTGGACCCGGCACCGGAGAGCCTCGACGCCTGGCTCACCGACCGCCTCCTGCTCTACAGCTTGGATAGGCGGGGCCGCCTCTACCGGGGCCGGGTCGATCACGTCGCGTGGCCGCTGCGCCGCGCCGAGGCCGTGGTCACCGAGAACACCCTCGCGGACGGGCTGGGGGTGACCCTGGGGGGCGAGCCGCACCTCCTGCACGCCGAACATCTGGAGGTGCGGGCGTGGCCGCTGGAGCGGGTGCGCTGA
- a CDS encoding DUF2379 family protein, with protein MTGGGPPLTLFPDLGDLLRLHPAFNAGTVAEVLRFLGVSEVGWASGADPDHPLRDALPAARFRLRELGGDDGAAQAEADHEQFVSFLSQYPQGRERLRAASKAEREFAAVVTAPLTPQRALGAEVLDAARAYHAAVRAALDEGPGTRWRERRLTALATALEGERGAVLVPLDDLPELLGRLPAAQPPDLTAFVPGETSRLRALADRAWQLREDDDLGALLDALGRETGDAVTPKPELDAAAAGIHLAVGDLPAARALLERAAHALTDDVPRSLPGLVLARLGQVRDAQGDRELAVRTYRAVLALSYVPTVARETAQAGLQEAFRLEGVE; from the coding sequence ATGACGGGCGGGGGGCCGCCCCTCACCCTGTTCCCCGACCTGGGTGACCTCCTGCGGCTGCACCCCGCCTTCAACGCGGGCACGGTCGCCGAGGTCCTGCGCTTTCTCGGTGTCTCCGAGGTGGGCTGGGCGAGCGGCGCCGACCCCGACCACCCCCTGCGGGACGCCCTGCCCGCCGCGCGCTTCCGCCTCCGGGAGCTGGGGGGGGACGACGGGGCCGCGCAGGCGGAGGCCGACCATGAGCAGTTCGTCTCCTTCCTGAGCCAGTATCCCCAGGGCCGCGAGCGATTGCGGGCGGCGTCAAAGGCGGAGCGCGAGTTCGCGGCGGTGGTGACGGCCCCCCTCACCCCCCAGCGGGCCCTGGGTGCCGAGGTGCTGGACGCCGCCCGCGCCTACCACGCCGCCGTCCGAGCCGCCCTCGACGAGGGGCCGGGCACGCGCTGGCGGGAGCGGCGGTTGACGGCGCTCGCCACCGCCCTGGAAGGGGAGCGGGGTGCGGTCCTCGTCCCCCTCGACGACCTGCCGGAACTGCTGGGCCGCCTGCCCGCCGCCCAGCCGCCCGACCTGACGGCCTTTGTCCCCGGCGAGACGAGCCGCCTGCGCGCCCTAGCCGACCGCGCGTGGCAACTGCGGGAGGACGACGACCTCGGGGCGCTGCTGGACGCGTTGGGCCGCGAGACGGGCGACGCCGTGACGCCGAAGCCCGAGCTCGACGCCGCCGCCGCGGGCATCCACCTCGCCGTGGGGGACCTGCCCGCCGCCCGCGCCCTGCTCGAACGCGCCGCCCACGCCCTCACGGACGACGTGCCGCGCAGCCTGCCGGGCCTCGTCCTCGCGCGGCTGGGGCAGGTGCGCGACGCGCAGGGGGACCGGGAGCTGGCCGTGCGGACCTACCGGGCGGTGCTGGCCCTCTCGTACGTGCCCACCGTCGCGCGGGAAACGGCCCAGGCGGGATTGCAGGAGGCGTTCCGGCTGGAGGGGGTCGAATAG
- a CDS encoding PH domain-containing protein, with the protein MSAAPTSEGVPVARPEAPSTLWWVILGVPLVVAGLAARSSGDAVWPLGALAALLAAAFWLAPRRLSYSLEKDALVVTRLTGRTALPYAEITARRSAGRLGVRLFGTGMPGYLTGLFSFGPDAVSRVQAAASRTRGGVIVERGGTAFFLTPADPDAFLRALAARGVRVGA; encoded by the coding sequence ATGAGCGCTGCCCCCACAAGCGAAGGTGTGCCGGTCGCGCGGCCAGAGGCGCCGTCCACCCTGTGGTGGGTGATCCTGGGGGTGCCGCTGGTGGTGGCGGGGCTGGCGGCCCGGTCGTCCGGGGACGCCGTGTGGCCGCTCGGGGCGCTGGCCGCGCTCCTGGCCGCCGCCTTCTGGCTCGCGCCGCGCCGCCTGTCGTATTCCTTGGAAAAAGACGCCCTGGTGGTCACCCGCCTGACGGGCCGCACCGCCCTGCCCTACGCCGAGATCACCGCGCGCAGGTCGGCGGGGCGGCTCGGGGTCCGCCTCTTCGGGACCGGCATGCCCGGTTACCTCACGGGTCTTTTCTCCTTCGGGCCGGACGCCGTATCCCGGGTGCAGGCGGCGGCGAGCCGGACCCGGGGCGGCGTGATCGTGGAGCGCGGGGGCACGGCTTTCTTTCTGACGCCCGCCGACCCGGACGCCTTCCTGCGGGCGCTCGCGGCGCGGGGCGTGCGGGTGGGCGCATGA
- a CDS encoding ABC transporter permease produces the protein MKRSDLWALAWRGLSRRPVRTLLTALGITVAVASMVVFLSLGEGIRKVFTAELGGIGPDVQVSLSGFSQGFAPQPNLPQSVVGDIRNLAGELGITTVTPVVMTVRGSLDVTQSVVLYGLPAAQGVGAVFPRVTPAQGRALTPADEGRGVAVVGAKAAQNLRLGPGSVLNLNRRNRAQVVGVLAPESGLVDNFIFLPLSTLQRVEGAQGRVSLVALGLANPRDARRVADTLAGRLNVEAQTQSDFLSFVDRALRISDAVRFGISLIALIVGGLAVANTVMMGVFERTREFGTLRAIGARPGFVRTLVLTESLLLALAGGVGGLLLGLGGIWVVNLYTQNLAGIDAAALTPRLALLALGISLLLGLVSGLLPARSASRLSITEALGRV, from the coding sequence GTGAAACGCTCCGATCTCTGGGCGCTCGCGTGGCGGGGCTTATCGCGCCGCCCGGTGCGCACGCTCCTCACCGCGCTCGGCATCACCGTGGCGGTGGCGAGCATGGTGGTCTTCTTGTCCCTCGGCGAGGGCATCCGCAAGGTCTTCACGGCGGAACTCGGCGGCATCGGCCCCGACGTGCAGGTCAGCCTCAGCGGCTTCTCGCAGGGCTTCGCGCCGCAGCCCAACCTCCCGCAGTCGGTCGTGGGAGACATCCGGAACCTCGCGGGGGAACTGGGCATCACCACCGTCACCCCCGTCGTGATGACGGTGCGGGGCAGCCTCGACGTGACGCAGAGCGTGGTGCTCTACGGCCTCCCGGCGGCGCAGGGGGTGGGGGCGGTCTTCCCCAGGGTGACCCCGGCGCAGGGGCGGGCGCTCACCCCGGCGGACGAGGGGCGGGGGGTGGCGGTCGTCGGGGCGAAGGCGGCGCAAAACCTCCGCCTGGGGCCGGGCTCGGTGCTCAACCTCAACCGCCGCAACCGGGCGCAGGTCGTGGGCGTCCTCGCGCCCGAGTCGGGGCTGGTCGACAACTTCATCTTCCTGCCGCTCTCCACCCTGCAACGGGTGGAGGGGGCGCAGGGCCGGGTGTCCCTCGTGGCGCTGGGGCTGGCGAACCCGCGCGACGCCCGCCGGGTCGCCGACACGCTGGCGGGGCGGCTGAACGTCGAGGCGCAGACCCAATCGGACTTCCTCTCCTTCGTGGACCGGGCGCTGCGGATCAGCGACGCGGTGCGCTTCGGCATCTCCCTCATCGCCCTGATCGTGGGCGGGCTGGCGGTGGCGAACACGGTCATGATGGGCGTCTTCGAGCGCACCCGCGAGTTCGGCACCCTGCGCGCCATCGGGGCGCGGCCCGGCTTCGTGCGCACACTCGTCCTCACCGAGTCGCTGCTCCTCGCGCTCGCGGGCGGGGTGGGCGGGCTGCTGCTCGGCCTGGGCGGCATCTGGGTGGTCAACCTCTACACCCAGAACCTCGCCGGGATCGACGCGGCGGCCCTCACGCCCCGGCTGGCCCTGCTCGCCCTGGGCATCAGCCTGCTCCTCGGCCTCGTCTCCGGCCTCCTCCCCGCCCGCAGCGCGAGCCGTCTGAGCATCACCGAGGCGCTGGGGCGGGTGTGA
- a CDS encoding ABC transporter ATP-binding protein: MAPSPPAGSVLSVEKLSRVYPSGEGTVTALAPFTHAFPPGLTAVVGPSGSGKSTLLGLLAGFDTPTTGRVTVDGTDLHALSEAARADFRLANYGFVFQSHNLVTILTALENVEFPLALAGVPPRERRERARALLGEVGLGERAGHLPSQLSGGEAQRVAVARALARDPRVILADEPTGNLDTRTGKRVLDLLLGPARAGRTVILITHDRDVAALADHTLGVRDGVVTPQN, encoded by the coding sequence GTGGCCCCCTCCCCCCCCGCCGGGTCCGTCCTCTCGGTCGAGAAGCTCTCCCGCGTCTACCCCAGCGGCGAGGGCACGGTGACGGCGCTCGCCCCCTTCACCCACGCCTTCCCGCCCGGACTGACGGCGGTGGTGGGGCCCAGCGGCAGCGGGAAGAGCACCCTGCTGGGCCTGCTCGCGGGCTTCGATACCCCCACGACGGGGCGGGTGACGGTGGACGGCACCGACCTGCACGCGCTCTCCGAGGCCGCGCGGGCGGACTTCCGGCTGGCGAACTACGGCTTCGTCTTCCAGAGTCACAACCTCGTGACCATCCTGACCGCGCTGGAGAACGTGGAGTTCCCCCTGGCGCTGGCGGGCGTCCCACCCCGGGAGCGGCGCGAGCGGGCGCGGGCGCTGCTGGGCGAGGTGGGACTCGGGGAGCGCGCCGGGCACCTGCCCTCGCAGCTCTCGGGTGGGGAGGCGCAGCGGGTGGCGGTCGCCCGCGCCCTGGCCCGCGACCCCCGGGTGATCCTCGCGGACGAGCCCACCGGGAACCTCGATACCCGCACGGGAAAGCGGGTGCTCGACCTCCTCCTGGGCCCCGCGCGGGCGGGCCGCACCGTCATCCTGATCACCCACGACCGGGACGTGGCGGCGCTGGCCGACCACACGCTGGGGGTGCGGGACGGGGTGGTGACGCCCCAAAATTGA
- the alr gene encoding alanine racemase — protein MLPRAQALISEAALTGNLTALARRGGARLLLPVKAGAYGHGLEAVAQVAARHPNVWGFGVAVPQEAVALAALGLGKPILLLTPPAPEEVSPLADLGVRLPVASLAEADALPPHARAHLKVDTGMNRLGARPEEAVAVGLRLAERGMLEGAYTHFATADEPDLSFAHEQLARFRRVLEALPPVLAHAANGGGVLSFGALPGLALARPGLAAYGFAPAHLRDRARLTPVMTLRARVTHVHPVHPGETVSYGGLWRATRETTVATVGFGYADGYPRNATGQAHVLVAGERRPVLGRICMDQCMVDVTGLEVRPGHWVEVWGAGGITVGDVAAWGGTVEYEVLTGVGARVERVLIPETVTAGG, from the coding sequence GTGCTGCCCCGCGCCCAGGCCCTGATCTCCGAAGCCGCCCTGACAGGCAACCTCACCGCGCTCGCCCGGCGGGGGGGAGCCCGGCTGCTGCTGCCGGTGAAGGCGGGCGCCTACGGGCACGGCCTGGAGGCGGTGGCCCAAGTCGCCGCCCGCCACCCCAACGTGTGGGGCTTCGGGGTGGCGGTGCCGCAGGAGGCCGTGGCCCTCGCCGCGCTGGGGCTCGGCAAGCCCATTCTGCTGCTGACCCCGCCCGCCCCGGAGGAGGTCTCCCCCCTCGCCGACCTGGGTGTGCGGCTGCCCGTCGCCTCCCTGGCCGAGGCGGACGCCCTGCCCCCCCACGCCCGCGCGCACCTGAAGGTGGACACCGGCATGAACCGCCTCGGCGCCCGCCCCGAGGAGGCCGTCGCCGTGGGCCTGCGTCTCGCCGAACGGGGGATGCTGGAGGGGGCCTACACCCACTTCGCCACCGCCGACGAGCCCGACCTCTCCTTTGCGCACGAGCAACTCGCCCGCTTCCGGCGGGTGCTGGAGGCGTTGCCGCCCGTGCTCGCCCACGCGGCGAACGGGGGCGGCGTGCTGAGTTTCGGGGCGCTGCCCGGCCTCGCCCTCGCGCGCCCCGGTCTGGCCGCCTACGGCTTCGCGCCCGCGCACTTGCGTGACCGGGCCCGCCTGACCCCGGTGATGACCCTGCGCGCCCGCGTGACCCACGTCCACCCGGTCCACCCCGGCGAGACCGTCAGCTACGGCGGGCTGTGGCGGGCGACGCGCGAGACGACGGTCGCCACGGTGGGCTTCGGCTACGCGGACGGCTATCCCCGCAACGCGACCGGGCAAGCCCACGTCCTCGTCGCGGGCGAGCGCCGCCCCGTGTTGGGCCGCATCTGCATGGACCAGTGCATGGTGGACGTGACCGGGTTGGAAGTCCGGCCCGGTCACTGGGTGGAGGTCTGGGGGGCCGGAGGGATTACCGTCGGCGACGTGGCCGCCTGGGGAGGCACGGTCGAATACGAGGTGCTGACGGGCGTGGGAGCGCGGGTGGAACGGGTGCTGATTCCGGAGACGGTGACGGCGGGAGGGTAG
- the fni gene encoding type 2 isopentenyl-diphosphate Delta-isomerase → MTAGDVVPEEASGIQARKLRHIEACLLPESQYAGVTTGLERVPWPYRALPELDLEAVRLETTFLGKSLRAPVLIGAMTGGAERAALINRRLATAAARLGVGMMLGSQRVMLERPEVAASFRVREVAPDILLVGNLGAAQFGLGYGAREATRAVREVGADALAIHVNPLQEALQAGGDTRWAGLTARLAEVVPALPFPALLKEVGHGLDARTVRAAAGLGFAALDVAGAGGTSWARVEQLVHYGAVLSPDLCEVGVPTARALRDARRAAPDLPLIASGGIRTGLDAARALALGAQVVAVARPLLEPALESAEAVEAWLARFIHELRVALFVGGYAGVEEARGTARLG, encoded by the coding sequence GTGACGGCGGGCGACGTGGTTCCGGAGGAGGCCAGCGGCATCCAGGCCCGCAAGCTGCGGCATATCGAGGCTTGTCTGTTGCCAGAAAGCCAGTACGCGGGAGTGACGACCGGGCTGGAGCGCGTACCCTGGCCATACCGGGCGCTGCCGGAACTCGACCTGGAGGCGGTGCGGCTGGAGACGACCTTCCTGGGCAAGAGCCTGCGGGCGCCCGTGTTGATCGGCGCGATGACGGGCGGGGCCGAGCGGGCGGCCTTGATCAACCGCCGCCTCGCCACCGCCGCCGCCCGGCTGGGGGTCGGCATGATGCTCGGGTCGCAACGGGTGATGCTGGAGCGCCCCGAGGTCGCCGCCAGCTTCCGGGTGCGCGAGGTGGCCCCGGACATCCTCCTCGTCGGCAACCTCGGCGCGGCGCAGTTCGGGCTGGGGTACGGGGCGCGCGAGGCCACGCGGGCGGTGCGCGAGGTCGGGGCCGACGCCCTCGCCATCCACGTCAACCCGCTTCAGGAGGCCCTGCAAGCGGGCGGGGACACGCGGTGGGCGGGGCTGACGGCACGGCTCGCGGAGGTCGTGCCCGCGCTTCCCTTTCCGGCCCTGCTCAAGGAGGTCGGGCACGGGCTGGACGCGCGGACGGTTCGCGCGGCGGCGGGCCTGGGTTTCGCGGCGCTCGATGTGGCGGGCGCGGGCGGCACGAGCTGGGCGCGGGTCGAGCAGCTCGTCCACTACGGGGCCGTCCTGAGTCCCGACCTGTGCGAGGTGGGCGTTCCGACCGCGCGTGCCCTGCGAGACGCCCGCCGGGCCGCCCCCGACCTGCCCCTGATCGCCTCGGGCGGCATCCGCACCGGGCTGGACGCCGCCCGCGCCCTTGCGCTCGGGGCTCAAGTCGTCGCGGTGGCCCGCCCGCTCCTCGAACCCGCACTGGAAAGTGCCGAGGCGGTGGAGGCGTGGCTGGCGCGCTTCATCCACGAGCTGCGGGTGGCCCTCTTCGTCGGGGGGTACGCGGGCGTGGAGGAGGCGCGGGGGACGGCGCGGCTGGGGTGA
- a CDS encoding butyrate kinase produces MIAHVVNPGSSSVKLACATVLPGDNPALPGQLRVSLTRAEVPLPGPPGEDDLGALTRAVLEATADWPAPDALVARGGWLGQVRAGTYRVTPELARFAASAGRDAAGLGGALALAVAEVRGVPAFVVDPQSVNELLPEARVTGVAGVTRGARFHALNARVVARRAAHEVGKRLQDARVVVAHLGATTSVTAFDGGRAVDTTGTGPDGGPLGALQAGPLPTGALLGLARERPDAEVRRLLAAESGFLALTGTADLRELEAREATDPAVQAATAAFVHGACKAVGEQCGALPARPDALALTGGIARWDSLVDRIERRLAWIAPVIVIPGELELEALAEGAGRVLLGLEPPREWTPPAVPTAGSG; encoded by the coding sequence ATGATCGCGCATGTGGTCAATCCCGGGTCCAGCAGCGTGAAGCTCGCGTGCGCGACCGTCCTGCCGGGCGACAACCCGGCCCTGCCCGGCCAGCTCCGGGTCAGCCTCACCCGCGCGGAGGTGCCGCTGCCCGGCCCGCCCGGCGAGGACGACCTGGGGGCGCTGACGCGGGCGGTGCTGGAGGCGACCGCCGATTGGCCCGCCCCCGACGCGCTCGTCGCCCGGGGGGGCTGGCTGGGGCAGGTGCGGGCGGGCACGTACCGGGTCACGCCCGAGCTGGCGCGCTTCGCCGCCTCGGCGGGCCGGGACGCGGCGGGGCTCGGGGGCGCCCTCGCGCTCGCCGTCGCGGAGGTGCGGGGGGTGCCCGCCTTCGTGGTCGACCCGCAGAGCGTGAACGAGCTGCTGCCCGAGGCCCGCGTGACCGGGGTGGCGGGCGTGACCCGAGGGGCCCGCTTCCACGCCCTCAACGCCCGGGTGGTCGCCCGCCGCGCCGCGCACGAGGTCGGCAAGCGGCTTCAGGACGCCCGCGTGGTCGTCGCGCACCTGGGGGCCACCACCAGCGTGACGGCCTTCGACGGCGGGCGGGCGGTGGACACGACGGGCACCGGCCCCGACGGCGGCCCGCTGGGGGCGCTCCAGGCCGGGCCGCTGCCCACGGGCGCCCTGCTGGGCCTCGCCCGGGAGCGACCTGACGCCGAGGTGCGCCGCCTCCTCGCCGCCGAGAGCGGGTTCCTGGCGCTGACGGGCACGGCGGACCTGCGGGAGCTGGAGGCGCGCGAGGCGACCGACCCCGCCGTGCAGGCCGCCACCGCCGCCTTCGTGCACGGGGCGTGCAAGGCCGTCGGCGAGCAGTGCGGGGCGCTTCCGGCCCGCCCGGACGCGCTTGCCCTGACGGGGGGCATCGCCCGCTGGGACAGCCTGGTGGACCGCATCGAGCGGCGGCTCGCGTGGATCGCCCCCGTCATCGTGATTCCCGGCGAACTCGAACTCGAAGCGCTCGCCGAGGGCGCGGGCCGCGTGCTCCTCGGGCTGGAGCCGCCGCGCGAGTGGACGCCGCCCGCCGTGCCGACTGCCGGGAGCGGCTGA
- the hpf gene encoding ribosome hibernation-promoting factor, HPF/YfiA family translates to MHIYQLSGRNMDVTDALRDYVEEKLTRLDRFSDQITEARVTLTVRDVRDAARRNRVEVQLNVPNGVIRAEEHHADMYAAIDRASDVLERQLRKFKTRYMKRRQDALPEPEAAPPEGGTLPAEDDVEDFRPEIVRQKRFDMRPMSPEDAVTQMEALSHDFYVFRNMDTGGCAVVYRRRDGNYGLIEPS, encoded by the coding sequence GTGCATATTTACCAGCTCTCTGGCCGGAACATGGACGTGACCGACGCGCTGCGCGATTACGTCGAGGAGAAACTCACGCGCCTGGACCGCTTCAGCGACCAGATCACCGAAGCGCGCGTGACCCTCACCGTGCGGGACGTGCGCGACGCCGCCCGGCGCAACCGCGTCGAGGTGCAGCTCAACGTCCCCAACGGCGTCATCCGCGCCGAGGAGCACCACGCCGACATGTACGCCGCCATCGACCGGGCGTCGGACGTGCTCGAGCGCCAGCTTCGCAAGTTCAAGACCCGCTACATGAAGCGCCGCCAGGACGCCCTCCCCGAGCCCGAGGCCGCTCCCCCCGAGGGAGGCACGCTGCCCGCCGAGGACGACGTGGAGGACTTCCGGCCCGAGATCGTGCGGCAAAAGCGGTTCGACATGCGCCCCATGAGCCCCGAAGACGCCGTGACCCAGATGGAGGCCCTGAGCCACGACTTCTACGTCTTCAGGAACATGGACACGGGCGGCTGCGCCGTCGTCTACCGCCGCCGCGACGGCAACTACGGGCTGATCGAGCCGAGCTGA
- a CDS encoding TetR/AcrR family transcriptional regulator yields MKVDRTEQDEARRERIARAAFELFARSGLDATSAQDIARAAYVSRTNLYRYYPSKVHMLLAHFERTVGDTRDEAVRRLHAGAAPQAVWAHVTARMADLGVRYRHLVGAVGHAVLGGRREEEPGEGVRTALTLVALVEPVLIAMRDRGALRDGVNTHLLSALLVDACLLALLHGGYRDQREVLRDWQDRFSLLIHGALAPGVSLGDVAGGPTASGPSSALPDPKG; encoded by the coding sequence GTGAAGGTAGACCGGACCGAACAGGACGAGGCGCGGCGCGAGCGCATCGCCCGCGCGGCCTTCGAGCTGTTCGCCCGCAGCGGCCTGGACGCCACGAGCGCCCAGGACATCGCCCGCGCGGCGTATGTCAGCCGCACGAACCTCTACCGCTATTACCCCAGCAAGGTCCACATGCTGCTCGCCCATTTCGAGCGCACCGTGGGCGACACCCGCGACGAGGCGGTGCGGCGGCTGCACGCGGGCGCGGCCCCCCAGGCGGTGTGGGCGCACGTCACGGCCCGGATGGCCGACCTCGGCGTGCGCTACCGGCACCTCGTCGGCGCGGTCGGGCACGCGGTCCTGGGCGGGCGGCGAGAGGAGGAGCCCGGCGAGGGGGTCCGCACCGCGCTCACCCTCGTCGCCCTCGTCGAGCCCGTTTTGATCGCCATGCGCGACCGGGGGGCGCTGCGCGACGGGGTGAACACGCACCTTCTGAGCGCCCTGCTCGTGGACGCTTGCCTGCTCGCGTTGCTGCACGGCGGCTACCGTGACCAGCGCGAGGTGCTGCGCGACTGGCAGGACCGCTTCAGCCTGCTGATCCACGGGGCGCTGGCCCCCGGCGTGAGCCTCGGGGACGTCGCGGGCGGGCCGACCGCCTCGGGGCCTTCGTCTGCCCTGCCGGACCCCAAGGGCTGA